The Brassica oleracea var. oleracea cultivar TO1000 chromosome C6, BOL, whole genome shotgun sequence genome includes a region encoding these proteins:
- the LOC106300536 gene encoding exosome component 10 isoform X2 codes for MSDGNMDVEESAEVSSKVKSLETLVVDGSSFSRNLSKLSSSSRLIPTSKDFHFYYNFDEFKRPTDEMSATSQSLLETIGDSDQVLGKSIRFPGDIEEDDADDWLCNVNDEFLERFDVSVDDFQRVRKEEEEIGRTLLPPASDFEDDGFQMVYGKKKKPVIGGSVIDVKLAERDNKSLSGKAKVPFHVPTIKKPQEEFNILVNNANQPFEHVWLERSEDNQRVLHPLEKLSVIDFVGNSVSEMEPVKPLPLEETPFKLVQDVKDLKDLVAKLRTVDEFAVDLEHNQYRSFQGLTCLMQISTRTEDYIVDTFKLRVHIGPYLREIFKDPKKRKVIHGADRDIVWLQRDFGIYVCNLFDTGQASRVLNLERNSLEFLLQHFCGVTANKEYQNADWRIRPLPKEMTRYAREDTHYLLYIYDVMRLELQRVAKADHQTDSPLLEVYKRSYDLCTQLYEKELLTENSYLHIYGLQAAGFNAAQLAIVAGLCEWRDYVARAEDESTGYVLPNKLLLEIAKEMPLSVAKLRRLLKSKHPYIERNVNSVVSLIKHSIQNCAAFESAALSLKDASPGTNNTSGLVMVAADASERKDLGTGLFGSAKGPAAVLISKKPSSGLGALLGSSASKKKFRTDKNVNEEAKLEQIRSSVNLQFQSFTDKSSESKSATGPSPKEPEEVSTTMPASVSKQHGATALKDDSEEASEIAGTSDRVSDAEVSCFETENVILLDDGGGKEVDAEDEPMSLSELSTNFQKCFNSMSKSNNKAQKPEFLNVEPFDYEAARKEVTFGEGQKGRQGGKKEGGSKAGGQKKGSAPEQSEFGQGKRRQAFPASGNRSATFKS; via the exons ATGAGCGACGGTAACATGGACGTGGAAGAATCAGCAGAGGTTTCTTCGAAAGTAAAGTCCCTGGAGACCTTAGTCGTCGATGGTTCTTCTTTCTCAAGAAATCTATCGAAACTCTCATCGTCTTCCCGTCTGATCCCGACGAGTAAAGATTTTCACTTTTACTACAACTTCGATGAGTTCAAGCGACCCACCGACGAGATGTCTGCAACCTCGCAGTCGCTTCTCGAGACGATCGGTGACTCCGATCAGGTTTTGGGGAAATCCATTAGGTTCCCCGGGGACATCGAAGAAGACGACGCCGATGATTGGCTCTGCAACGTCAACGATGAATTTCTCGAGAGGTTCGATGTTTCGGTTGATGACTTTCAGAGGGTGCGGAAGGAGGAGGAAGAAATCGGTCGGACTCTATTGCCTCCTGCGTCTGATTTTGAGGATGATGGGTTTCAGATGGTTTATGGTAAGAAGAAGAAACCTGTAATTGGTGGTTCGGTGATTGATGTTAAACTGGCTGAGAGGGATAATAAGAGCTTATCTGGTAAGGCAAAAGTCCCTTTCCATGTACCGACCATAAAGAAGCCCCAAGAAGAGTTTAACATTTTGGTGAACAACGCCAACCAACCCTTTGAGCATGTTTGGTTGGAGAGGAGCGAGGACAATCAGCGGGTTTTGCATCCACTG GAGAAACTTTCAGTGATTGACTTCGTTGGCAATAGTGTAAGCGAGATGGAACCTGTTAAGCCCCTCCCACTGGAAGAGACTCCATTCAAGCTCGTTCAAGATGTGAAAGATCTGAAAGATTTAGTTGCTAAATTGCGTACTGTTGATGAGTTTGCG GTTGATCTGGAGCATAATCAGTACCGATCTTTTCAAGGATTGACATGCTTAATGCAAATTTCCACCAGAACGGAGGATTATATAGTTGATACATTCAAGCTTCGTGTTCATATTGGTCCTTACCTTAGGGAGATTTTTAAAGACCCTAAGAAGAGAAAG GTGATACACGGAGCAGATCGAGATATTGTTTGGCTTCAAAGGGACTTCGGGATATATGTCTGCAATCTCTTTGACACAGGACAG GCGTCAAGGGTGCTAAATTTGGAGAGAAACAGCCTGGAGTTTCTTTTGCAGCATTTTTGTGGTGTTACAGCAAATAAAGA ATACCAAAATGCAGACTGGAGAATTCGACCCCTTCCAAAGGAAATGACAAG ATATGCAAGAGAAGATACCCACTATCTTTTGTACATATATGACGTAATGAGACTAGAACTGCAAAGAGTGGCAAAGGCTGACCATCAAACAGACTCTCCCCTGCTTGAG GTCTATAAGCGCAGTTACGATTTGTGCACACAACTATATGAGAAAGAGCTTTTGACTGAGAATTCATACCTTCACATATATGG GCTTCAGGCAGCGGGCTTCAACGCAGCTCAACTTGCCATTGTTGCG GGACTTTGTGAATGGCGTGATTACGTTGCACGTGCGGAGGACGAGAGTACTGGTTATGTTTTGCCAAACAAACTTCTTCTTGAAATAG CCAAGGAGATGCCTCTTAGTGTTGCCAAATTGCGTCGGTTGTTGAAGTCAAAGCATCCTTACATTGAGCGTAATGTTAATTCTGTTGTCAGCCTCATCAAGCATTCGATACAAAATTGTGCAGCATTTGAGTCTGCTGCTCTATCTTTAAAAGATGCGTCTCCTGGAACT AATAATACCTCGGGCCTCGTCATGGTTGCAGCAGATGCTAGTGAACGGAAGGATTTAGGGACAGGCTTGTTTGGTTCTGCTAAG GGTCCTGCGGCTGTTCTGATCTCTAAGAAACCAAGCAGTGGTTTAGGAGCATTACTGGGAAGTTCAGCCTCGAAAAAGAAATTTCGAACAGATAAGAAC GTGAATGAAGAGGCGAAGCTCGAACAGATACGATCATCTGTAAACCTGCAATTCCAATCTTTTACCGACAAAAGTTCTGAGTCAAAGTCGGCTACTGGACCATCACCAAAGGAGCCTGAAGAGGTCTCGACTACTATGCCAGCCTCTGTTTCCAAGCAACATGGTGCGACTGCGTTAAAAGATGATTCAGAAGAAGCCTCAGAAATTGCTGGTACTTCTGATAGAGTTTCAGATGCCGAAGTATCTTGTTTTGAGACAGAGAATGTTATACTGTTAGACGATGGTGGTGGGAAGGAAGTTGATGCGGAAGATGAACCAATGTCCCTCTCGGAGTTGTCCACAAACTTTCAGAAATGCTTTAACTCCATGAGTAAGAGCAACAATAAGGCCCAAAAGCCCGAGTTCTTAAACGTAGAACCGTTTGATTATGAAGCTGCAAGAAAAGAGGTGACATTTGGAGAAGGACAAAAGGGAAGACAAGGAGGAAAGAAAGAAGGTGGGTCAAAAGCAGGAGGTCAGAAGAAGGGGTCTGCTCCGGAACAGTCTGAGTTTGGGCAAGGAAAACGCCGTCAAGCCTTTCCAGCATCCGGGAATAGAAGTGCAACCTTCAAGAGTTAG
- the LOC106300536 gene encoding exosome component 10 isoform X1 has protein sequence MSDGNMDVEESAEVSSKVKSLETLVVDGSSFSRNLSKLSSSSRLIPTSKDFHFYYNFDEFKRPTDEMSATSQSLLETIGDSDQVLGKSIRFPGDIEEDDADDWLCNVNDEFLERFDVSVDDFQRVRKEEEEIGRTLLPPASDFEDDGFQMVYGKKKKPVIGGSVIDVKLAERDNKSLSGKAKVPFHVPTIKKPQEEFNILVNNANQPFEHVWLERSEDNQRVLHPLEKLSVIDFVGNSVSEMEPVKPLPLEETPFKLVQDVKDLKDLVAKLRTVDEFAVDLEHNQYRSFQGLTCLMQISTRTEDYIVDTFKLRVHIGPYLREIFKDPKKRKVIHGADRDIVWLQRDFGIYVCNLFDTGQASRVLNLERNSLEFLLQHFCGVTANKEYQNADWRIRPLPKEMTRYAREDTHYLLYIYDVMRLELQRVAKADHQTDSPLLEVYKRSYDLCTQLYEKELLTENSYLHIYGLQAAGFNAAQLAIVAGLCEWRDYVARAEDESTGYVLPNKLLLEIAKEMPLSVAKLRRLLKSKHPYIERNVNSVVSLIKHSIQNCAAFESAALSLKDASPGTVMENIEPLSERKDMYTRTDDVASPNLKENSLHVQNNTSGLVMVAADASERKDLGTGLFGSAKGPAAVLISKKPSSGLGALLGSSASKKKFRTDKNVNEEAKLEQIRSSVNLQFQSFTDKSSESKSATGPSPKEPEEVSTTMPASVSKQHGATALKDDSEEASEIAGTSDRVSDAEVSCFETENVILLDDGGGKEVDAEDEPMSLSELSTNFQKCFNSMSKSNNKAQKPEFLNVEPFDYEAARKEVTFGEGQKGRQGGKKEGGSKAGGQKKGSAPEQSEFGQGKRRQAFPASGNRSATFKS, from the exons ATGAGCGACGGTAACATGGACGTGGAAGAATCAGCAGAGGTTTCTTCGAAAGTAAAGTCCCTGGAGACCTTAGTCGTCGATGGTTCTTCTTTCTCAAGAAATCTATCGAAACTCTCATCGTCTTCCCGTCTGATCCCGACGAGTAAAGATTTTCACTTTTACTACAACTTCGATGAGTTCAAGCGACCCACCGACGAGATGTCTGCAACCTCGCAGTCGCTTCTCGAGACGATCGGTGACTCCGATCAGGTTTTGGGGAAATCCATTAGGTTCCCCGGGGACATCGAAGAAGACGACGCCGATGATTGGCTCTGCAACGTCAACGATGAATTTCTCGAGAGGTTCGATGTTTCGGTTGATGACTTTCAGAGGGTGCGGAAGGAGGAGGAAGAAATCGGTCGGACTCTATTGCCTCCTGCGTCTGATTTTGAGGATGATGGGTTTCAGATGGTTTATGGTAAGAAGAAGAAACCTGTAATTGGTGGTTCGGTGATTGATGTTAAACTGGCTGAGAGGGATAATAAGAGCTTATCTGGTAAGGCAAAAGTCCCTTTCCATGTACCGACCATAAAGAAGCCCCAAGAAGAGTTTAACATTTTGGTGAACAACGCCAACCAACCCTTTGAGCATGTTTGGTTGGAGAGGAGCGAGGACAATCAGCGGGTTTTGCATCCACTG GAGAAACTTTCAGTGATTGACTTCGTTGGCAATAGTGTAAGCGAGATGGAACCTGTTAAGCCCCTCCCACTGGAAGAGACTCCATTCAAGCTCGTTCAAGATGTGAAAGATCTGAAAGATTTAGTTGCTAAATTGCGTACTGTTGATGAGTTTGCG GTTGATCTGGAGCATAATCAGTACCGATCTTTTCAAGGATTGACATGCTTAATGCAAATTTCCACCAGAACGGAGGATTATATAGTTGATACATTCAAGCTTCGTGTTCATATTGGTCCTTACCTTAGGGAGATTTTTAAAGACCCTAAGAAGAGAAAG GTGATACACGGAGCAGATCGAGATATTGTTTGGCTTCAAAGGGACTTCGGGATATATGTCTGCAATCTCTTTGACACAGGACAG GCGTCAAGGGTGCTAAATTTGGAGAGAAACAGCCTGGAGTTTCTTTTGCAGCATTTTTGTGGTGTTACAGCAAATAAAGA ATACCAAAATGCAGACTGGAGAATTCGACCCCTTCCAAAGGAAATGACAAG ATATGCAAGAGAAGATACCCACTATCTTTTGTACATATATGACGTAATGAGACTAGAACTGCAAAGAGTGGCAAAGGCTGACCATCAAACAGACTCTCCCCTGCTTGAG GTCTATAAGCGCAGTTACGATTTGTGCACACAACTATATGAGAAAGAGCTTTTGACTGAGAATTCATACCTTCACATATATGG GCTTCAGGCAGCGGGCTTCAACGCAGCTCAACTTGCCATTGTTGCG GGACTTTGTGAATGGCGTGATTACGTTGCACGTGCGGAGGACGAGAGTACTGGTTATGTTTTGCCAAACAAACTTCTTCTTGAAATAG CCAAGGAGATGCCTCTTAGTGTTGCCAAATTGCGTCGGTTGTTGAAGTCAAAGCATCCTTACATTGAGCGTAATGTTAATTCTGTTGTCAGCCTCATCAAGCATTCGATACAAAATTGTGCAGCATTTGAGTCTGCTGCTCTATCTTTAAAAGATGCGTCTCCTGGAACT GTAATGGAGAATATTGAACCTCTTAGTGAGAGGAAAGACATGTATACTCGTACAGATGACGTAGCTTCTCCAAATCTGAAGGAAAATTCTTTGCATGTTCAGAATAATACCTCGGGCCTCGTCATGGTTGCAGCAGATGCTAGTGAACGGAAGGATTTAGGGACAGGCTTGTTTGGTTCTGCTAAG GGTCCTGCGGCTGTTCTGATCTCTAAGAAACCAAGCAGTGGTTTAGGAGCATTACTGGGAAGTTCAGCCTCGAAAAAGAAATTTCGAACAGATAAGAAC GTGAATGAAGAGGCGAAGCTCGAACAGATACGATCATCTGTAAACCTGCAATTCCAATCTTTTACCGACAAAAGTTCTGAGTCAAAGTCGGCTACTGGACCATCACCAAAGGAGCCTGAAGAGGTCTCGACTACTATGCCAGCCTCTGTTTCCAAGCAACATGGTGCGACTGCGTTAAAAGATGATTCAGAAGAAGCCTCAGAAATTGCTGGTACTTCTGATAGAGTTTCAGATGCCGAAGTATCTTGTTTTGAGACAGAGAATGTTATACTGTTAGACGATGGTGGTGGGAAGGAAGTTGATGCGGAAGATGAACCAATGTCCCTCTCGGAGTTGTCCACAAACTTTCAGAAATGCTTTAACTCCATGAGTAAGAGCAACAATAAGGCCCAAAAGCCCGAGTTCTTAAACGTAGAACCGTTTGATTATGAAGCTGCAAGAAAAGAGGTGACATTTGGAGAAGGACAAAAGGGAAGACAAGGAGGAAAGAAAGAAGGTGGGTCAAAAGCAGGAGGTCAGAAGAAGGGGTCTGCTCCGGAACAGTCTGAGTTTGGGCAAGGAAAACGCCGTCAAGCCTTTCCAGCATCCGGGAATAGAAGTGCAACCTTCAAGAGTTAG